One window of the Nocardia huaxiensis genome contains the following:
- a CDS encoding NADH-quinone oxidoreductase subunit C, which yields MTAVRRRSLVTTDDLTDTAEELLGDGYRLALVAAHDEDPMLRVVYLFLAGRPDRRVELECLLPVRDPVLPSMAYMSFPAGRFEREMMDLFGIRLLGHPRPRPLVRHAHWPSDWHPMRAGAGAIPDFQGAGELRFLTVAGDGVYEIPVGPVHAGLIEPGHFRFSVVGETVVQLKARLWYVHRGIERLFQGRPVTGAVELAERISGDTSVAHALAHSLAVEDACGLIVPGEVHRLRAMLVELERLYNHAADLGALANDVGFGLANAHAQRIREDLLRMNAAVTGHRLLRGAIRPGGVVVRALPDPARLTALAADLAEVAELTLRNAVIYDRFAGTGVLSADDARALGCLGGPARASGLVTDARLDHPTIDLPVTEIAAASGDVLARYTVRRDEFAAAATLIADLVTNHHGPLRFTAEPREIRAGCGVGIVEGWRGTIVHRVEADHLGRLTRAKIVDPSWFNWPALPVAMTETIVPDFPLVNKSFNLSYAGNDL from the coding sequence ATGACCGCTGTCCGGCGTCGCAGCCTGGTCACGACCGACGACCTCACCGACACCGCGGAAGAACTCCTCGGCGACGGATACCGGCTCGCCCTGGTCGCCGCACACGACGAGGACCCGATGCTGCGGGTGGTGTATCTGTTCCTGGCCGGACGACCCGACCGCAGGGTGGAGCTCGAATGCCTGCTGCCGGTGCGTGATCCGGTGCTGCCGTCGATGGCGTACATGTCCTTTCCCGCCGGGCGGTTCGAGCGGGAAATGATGGATCTGTTCGGAATTCGCCTCCTCGGCCACCCCCGGCCGCGGCCGTTGGTGCGGCATGCGCACTGGCCCTCGGACTGGCATCCGATGCGCGCCGGCGCGGGCGCGATCCCCGATTTCCAGGGAGCGGGGGAGTTGCGATTCCTCACCGTCGCCGGGGACGGGGTCTACGAGATCCCGGTCGGCCCGGTGCACGCGGGCCTCATCGAGCCCGGGCATTTCCGGTTCTCGGTCGTCGGGGAGACCGTCGTCCAGCTCAAGGCACGGCTGTGGTACGTGCATCGAGGCATCGAGCGGCTCTTCCAGGGCCGCCCGGTCACCGGTGCCGTGGAGTTGGCCGAGCGGATCAGCGGCGACACGTCCGTGGCGCACGCGCTGGCCCACAGTCTGGCGGTCGAGGACGCGTGCGGGCTGATCGTGCCGGGCGAGGTACACCGCTTGCGCGCCATGCTCGTCGAGCTCGAGCGGCTCTACAACCACGCCGCCGATCTCGGCGCGCTCGCCAACGACGTCGGATTCGGGTTGGCCAATGCCCACGCCCAGCGGATCCGGGAAGACCTGCTGCGCATGAATGCCGCCGTCACCGGGCATCGGCTGCTGCGCGGCGCGATCCGGCCCGGCGGCGTCGTGGTGCGTGCGCTGCCCGACCCGGCACGATTGACGGCCCTCGCCGCGGACCTCGCCGAGGTCGCGGAGCTGACCCTGCGCAATGCGGTGATCTACGACCGCTTCGCCGGGACCGGCGTCCTGAGCGCCGACGATGCGCGTGCGCTCGGCTGCCTCGGCGGTCCGGCCCGTGCCAGTGGTCTGGTCACCGACGCGCGTCTGGACCATCCCACCATCGACCTGCCGGTCACCGAGATCGCTGCCGCGAGCGGTGACGTGCTGGCCCGCTACACCGTACGCCGCGACGAATTCGCCGCCGCCGCAACGCTGATCGCCGACCTCGTGACGAACCACCATGGCCCCCTGCGATTCACGGCCGAGCCGCGGGAGATTCGCGCGGGCTGCGGGGTGGGGATCGTGGAAGGCTGGCGCGGCACCATCGTGCATCGCGTCGAGGCCGACCACCTCGGCCGATTGACCCGCGCCAAGATCGTCGACCCGTCGTGGTTCAACTGGCCCGCCCTGCCGGTCGCCATGACCGAGACGATCGTCCCCGATTTCCCGCTGGTCAACAAGAGTTTCAACCTCTCCTACGCGGGCAACGACCTGTGA
- a CDS encoding NADH-quinone oxidoreductase subunit B family protein has product MGWLRTILRTGRVADAAPPGPARANVPAPLRGSLQLRHVDAGSCNGCEIEISGAFGPVYDAERYGARLVASPRHADGLLVTGVVTRNMAEALRRTHAATPGPKVVIACGDCALNRGVFAEAYGVAGAVGEIVDVDIEVPGCPPAPEAIVAALRSVTGR; this is encoded by the coding sequence ATGGGCTGGCTGCGCACGATCTTGCGGACGGGCAGGGTGGCCGACGCGGCGCCCCCGGGTCCGGCGCGCGCGAATGTGCCTGCGCCGCTGCGGGGTTCGCTGCAATTGCGGCATGTCGACGCGGGTTCCTGCAACGGATGCGAGATCGAGATCTCCGGGGCGTTCGGGCCGGTGTACGACGCGGAACGCTATGGTGCGAGGCTGGTGGCCTCCCCGCGGCACGCGGACGGATTGCTGGTGACCGGGGTCGTGACCCGGAACATGGCCGAAGCGCTTCGTCGCACGCACGCCGCCACGCCTGGGCCCAAGGTCGTGATCGCTTGTGGCGACTGTGCTTTGAACCGTGGCGTGTTCGCCGAAGCCTACGGGGTCGCGGGGGCGGTCGGTGAGATCGTGGACGTCGATATCGAGGTTCCCGGGTGTCCGCCGGCGCCGGAGGCGATCGTGGCGGCGCTGCGGTCGGTGACCGGGCGGTGA
- a CDS encoding PAS domain-containing protein — translation MTVTEDILPLEEPSVVGDAVPLGATELFFSTTDHHGVIRLGNSVFARVSGYALDELVGAPHNLVRHPDMPAGVFELIWERLRANRPVGGFVENRAKDGSAYWVFATMSPLHDGYLSVRIASRSVYFERIAAVYAHARAVEDLAAAAGVGRRERAVCGRVAVEEALRHQGFASYDEFMATALPAEISVRADSVREAFARSDSQGPVGQTLSAALALDAEFAPLVGRLADYQLLCERLTVAAQRVIEIACRLGISVEAAREASRPVADTAPVLANVARVMGDPMRDAVTALRSLPTALDRLRTDVLRLRFRISLAVLHNTTVAAFAAEVIDGTAPPQSLQAVPLLCDAAALGLAEMAEQVHRLNGELAAVAAVTEQAAAALDRFRRFLGQWRILVLRYKAGPLIADQLALIDAEIVASADWMSLLHELGAEFRSATVVIDTDRLRHQWTVIKHTAR, via the coding sequence ATGACGGTCACCGAGGACATACTCCCGCTCGAGGAACCGTCGGTCGTCGGCGATGCCGTGCCCTTGGGGGCGACCGAGCTGTTCTTCTCCACCACCGACCACCACGGCGTTATCCGCCTCGGCAATTCGGTCTTCGCACGAGTCTCCGGCTACGCACTCGACGAACTCGTGGGCGCGCCGCACAATCTGGTGCGCCACCCGGATATGCCTGCCGGGGTCTTCGAGCTGATCTGGGAGCGGCTGCGCGCGAACCGGCCGGTGGGAGGGTTCGTCGAGAATCGTGCCAAGGACGGCTCGGCCTATTGGGTATTCGCCACCATGAGCCCGCTGCACGATGGCTACCTCTCGGTCCGAATCGCCTCGCGCAGTGTGTATTTCGAGCGGATCGCGGCGGTTTACGCGCATGCGCGCGCCGTCGAGGACCTGGCCGCAGCCGCCGGTGTCGGGCGCCGCGAACGGGCGGTGTGCGGGCGGGTGGCCGTCGAAGAAGCCTTGCGCCACCAGGGTTTCGCCTCCTACGACGAGTTCATGGCGACGGCGTTGCCAGCCGAGATATCGGTGCGGGCGGACTCGGTTCGCGAGGCTTTCGCGCGATCGGACTCGCAAGGACCGGTCGGGCAGACACTCTCGGCCGCGCTCGCACTGGACGCGGAGTTCGCTCCTCTGGTCGGGCGGCTGGCCGACTACCAACTGCTGTGCGAGCGGCTGACGGTCGCCGCCCAACGGGTGATCGAGATCGCCTGCCGCCTGGGCATATCCGTCGAGGCCGCACGGGAAGCCTCTCGGCCCGTGGCCGACACCGCACCGGTCCTGGCGAATGTCGCTCGCGTCATGGGCGATCCGATGCGGGACGCGGTGACGGCGCTGCGCAGCCTGCCGACAGCACTGGATCGGTTGCGCACCGACGTGCTGCGACTGCGCTTCCGGATCTCGCTGGCCGTACTGCACAACACCACGGTCGCCGCGTTCGCGGCCGAGGTGATCGACGGCACCGCACCGCCGCAGTCGCTGCAGGCGGTGCCACTGCTGTGCGATGCGGCGGCCTTGGGGTTGGCGGAAATGGCCGAGCAGGTTCACCGCCTCAACGGCGAACTGGCGGCGGTCGCGGCCGTCACCGAACAAGCCGCCGCCGCCCTCGACCGCTTCCGCCGATTCCTGGGGCAATGGCGGATCCTCGTGCTGCGGTACAAGGCCGGGCCGCTGATCGCGGACCAGCTCGCACTCATCGACGCCGAAATCGTGGCGAGCGCGGACTGGATGTCGCTCCTGCATGAGCTCGGGGCCGAATTCCGCAGTGCCACAGTGGTGATCGACACCGACAGGCTGCGACACCAGTGGACGGTGATCAAGCACACGGCCCGCTGA
- a CDS encoding respiratory chain complex I subunit 1 family protein: protein MAGAPLVVGVMRQVRARAEGRAGAGIGQPWRDLRKQLRKQSITPVATTLVFVAAPLVLAATTLVIAAVAPLVATGSPLDAAADLFTVVGLLLVGTVALALGGIDTGTAFGGMGASRETVIAALVEPTILLSVFALSIPGGSSNLGALVSNTLDHPGQVLSLSAVLAAAALVIVIIAETGRLPVDNPATHLELTMVHEAMVLEYAGPRLALIEWASAMRLTVLLALLVNLFVPWGIAGSAPSAAEVVIGVGAIAAKVFVLATLLAFGEVFLAKLRLFRVPELLAGSFLLALLAVTAASFFTSRGGS, encoded by the coding sequence ATGGCCGGTGCGCCGTTGGTGGTGGGTGTGATGCGGCAGGTCCGAGCACGTGCGGAGGGCCGCGCGGGGGCCGGGATCGGACAGCCGTGGCGGGACCTGCGCAAGCAGTTGCGCAAGCAGTCGATCACCCCGGTCGCCACCACGCTCGTCTTCGTGGCCGCGCCACTGGTGTTGGCGGCGACGACGCTGGTGATCGCCGCCGTCGCTCCGCTCGTCGCGACCGGCTCGCCGCTGGACGCGGCGGCCGATCTGTTCACGGTGGTCGGCCTGTTGTTGGTCGGCACCGTGGCGCTGGCGCTGGGCGGGATCGACACCGGTACCGCGTTCGGCGGTATGGGGGCCAGCCGGGAGACGGTCATCGCGGCGCTGGTCGAGCCGACCATTCTGTTGTCGGTGTTCGCGCTGTCGATTCCCGGCGGTTCATCGAATCTCGGTGCGTTGGTGAGCAATACCCTCGATCATCCGGGGCAGGTGCTGTCGCTGAGCGCGGTACTGGCCGCGGCGGCACTGGTGATCGTGATCATCGCCGAGACGGGACGGCTCCCGGTGGACAACCCGGCCACCCACCTGGAACTGACGATGGTGCACGAGGCCATGGTGCTCGAATACGCCGGGCCCCGGCTGGCGTTGATCGAATGGGCCTCGGCCATGCGGCTGACCGTGCTGCTGGCGTTGTTGGTGAACCTGTTCGTGCCGTGGGGAATCGCGGGCAGCGCGCCGAGCGCGGCCGAGGTGGTGATCGGCGTGGGCGCGATCGCGGCGAAGGTGTTCGTGCTGGCGACGCTGCTGGCGTTCGGGGAGGTGTTCCTGGCCAAGCTGCGCTTGTTCCGGGTGCCCGAACTGCTGGCGGGCTCGTTTCTGCTGGCGCTGCTGGCGGTGACCGCCGCGAGCTTCTTCACTTCCCGAGGCGGTTCATGA
- a CDS encoding proton-conducting transporter membrane subunit: MTALILTAILAPLGAAVTGAVAGWRRGTAIFTTATAIAILGCAAALGVGLHDRVHVLAGGLLRVDALSVSMLVVIGVVGTLATCAGIGYLDAELAHGHIDARGARTYATLVPAFLAAMVLAVCANNIGVVWVGIEATTVVTAFLVGHRGTRTALEATWKYVIICSVGIAVAFLGTVLLYFAARHAGASAEQALDLDVLLAHAHGLDPNVTRLAGGLLLIGYGAKAGLVPFHTWLADAHSQAPAPVSALMSGVLLAVAVSVVLRIKPIVDAATGAGYLRTGLLIVGLATLLIAAAMLTVTRDLKRMLAYSSMENMGLIAVAAAAGTRLAIAALLLHVLAHGIGKTVLFLSTGPLQAAHRSTALAAIRGVASRSRVIGVAFGAGTVVLLGLPPFAMFASEVAIARSLADARLAWALILALLLIAVAFAALVRNAGRILLGAAPDAPAIVVPVTITVALVAGVTVSIALGITAGPFTDLFTTAAEQMSPR; encoded by the coding sequence ATGACAGCCCTGATCCTTACCGCGATACTCGCGCCGCTCGGCGCGGCGGTGACCGGCGCGGTCGCCGGATGGCGGCGTGGCACAGCGATATTCACCACCGCGACCGCGATCGCCATCCTCGGATGCGCGGCGGCGCTGGGCGTCGGTCTGCACGATCGCGTCCACGTGCTGGCCGGTGGGTTGCTGCGGGTGGACGCCCTGTCGGTGAGCATGCTCGTCGTGATCGGTGTCGTCGGCACCCTCGCCACCTGCGCGGGCATCGGCTATCTCGATGCCGAACTCGCGCACGGCCACATCGACGCGCGCGGCGCTCGCACCTACGCCACGTTGGTGCCCGCGTTCCTCGCCGCGATGGTGCTCGCGGTGTGCGCCAACAATATCGGCGTGGTCTGGGTCGGGATCGAAGCCACCACGGTGGTCACCGCGTTCCTGGTCGGGCACCGCGGCACCCGGACCGCCCTGGAGGCCACCTGGAAGTACGTCATCATCTGCTCGGTGGGCATCGCCGTCGCATTTCTGGGCACCGTGCTGCTGTACTTCGCCGCCCGCCACGCCGGAGCATCCGCCGAACAGGCGTTAGACCTGGATGTGCTGCTCGCGCACGCACACGGTCTCGATCCGAATGTCACGCGCTTGGCCGGGGGATTGCTGTTGATCGGCTACGGCGCCAAGGCCGGACTGGTCCCGTTCCACACGTGGCTGGCCGACGCGCACAGCCAGGCGCCTGCACCGGTGTCGGCATTGATGAGCGGGGTGCTGCTGGCGGTCGCGGTGTCGGTGGTGCTGCGGATCAAGCCGATCGTCGACGCCGCGACCGGCGCCGGATATCTGCGGACCGGGCTGCTGATCGTCGGCCTGGCGACGCTGCTGATCGCCGCGGCCATGCTGACCGTCACCCGCGACCTCAAACGGATGCTGGCCTATTCCTCCATGGAGAACATGGGTTTGATCGCGGTCGCCGCCGCAGCGGGGACCCGCCTCGCGATCGCGGCACTGCTGCTGCACGTGCTCGCCCACGGCATCGGCAAGACCGTCCTGTTCTTGTCCACCGGTCCGCTGCAGGCCGCGCACCGATCCACCGCCCTCGCCGCGATCAGGGGCGTCGCCTCCCGGTCCCGAGTGATCGGCGTCGCCTTCGGCGCGGGCACCGTCGTGCTGCTGGGATTGCCGCCGTTCGCGATGTTCGCCAGCGAAGTGGCCATCGCACGATCGCTGGCCGACGCGCGCCTGGCGTGGGCGCTGATTCTCGCGCTGCTGTTGATCGCCGTCGCCTTCGCCGCGCTGGTCCGCAATGCCGGGCGCATCCTGCTCGGCGCCGCCCCCGACGCCCCCGCCATTGTCGTGCCGGTCACGATCACGGTGGCTTTGGTTGCGGGAGTGACGGTTTCGATCGCATTGGGCATCACCGCCGGACCGTTCACCGACCTGTTCACCACGGCCGCCGAGCAAATGAGCCCACGATGA
- a CDS encoding tyrosine-type recombinase/integrase: protein MHPDSIRERFKRLAARAGLPEIRFYDLRHTYITASPMAGVSPKVVSQRAGHADVAFTMKTHQHVVPGMDEDAAARAGSYMPRRRETPATAPHP from the coding sequence GTGCACCCCGATTCGATCCGGGAACGCTTCAAGCGGCTCGCCGCCCGCGCCGGACTCCCCGAGATCCGCTTCTACGACCTCCGCCACACCTACATCACAGCCTCGCCGATGGCCGGGGTCAGCCCGAAGGTGGTCAGCCAGCGCGCCGGGCACGCCGACGTCGCCTTCACCATGAAGACCCACCAGCACGTCGTGCCCGGCATGGACGAAGACGCCGCCGCCCGCGCCGGCAGCTACATGCCGAGACGCCGCGAAACCCCTGCGACGGCACCGCATCCATGA
- a CDS encoding S8 family serine peptidase — protein MKKTWLALPLAALSILAAAAVPAAADPAEAKPKVSVGRAENGRAIKDIYVVAVKDGVDIDKVLSNAKIKETKVVSPGLNSFSAKLSKHQVEALQEDSGVEVILEDRWIVTSSATGMENWHLPADEPAPGWAADRINQAALPLDNSYTTTATGAGVTAYVIDGGIDITHPDFGGRASEGITDIITEPQTAACGGFQHGTGVAGVLGGTKYGVAKQAKLVSLRITGCDGRSTMTNVHKALNWVLGHAQKPAVVNLSFNVDGPGNIFDQWESLVLRGLVNNLAENGMFITNSTSNRGNDACLAYPAEAAGVVAVAHTDKNDHAADSSDWGPCIQLYAPGEWVPMPMAGGGFAIGRGSSFAAPMVSGVGALYKSTYGDAHHTVITNWIKDKSTKDVVLPKLNGNATPNTVNRLLNTGGL, from the coding sequence GTGAAGAAGACCTGGTTGGCGCTGCCGCTCGCCGCACTGTCCATACTTGCCGCAGCCGCGGTCCCCGCGGCCGCCGATCCTGCTGAGGCCAAGCCGAAGGTGTCCGTCGGTCGGGCAGAAAACGGTCGTGCCATCAAGGACATCTATGTCGTCGCGGTGAAGGACGGGGTGGATATCGACAAGGTGCTGTCGAACGCGAAGATCAAGGAAACCAAGGTCGTATCACCCGGGCTGAATTCCTTCAGCGCGAAGCTTTCGAAGCATCAGGTCGAAGCGCTGCAAGAGGATTCGGGGGTTGAAGTGATCCTCGAGGACCGATGGATAGTAACCAGCTCGGCGACGGGTATGGAGAACTGGCACCTTCCGGCCGACGAACCGGCTCCCGGGTGGGCGGCCGATCGAATCAACCAGGCGGCGCTGCCCCTGGACAACAGCTACACCACGACCGCCACCGGCGCCGGCGTCACGGCCTACGTCATCGACGGTGGCATCGACATCACTCACCCAGACTTCGGCGGGCGAGCCTCCGAGGGCATCACCGACATCATCACCGAGCCGCAAACCGCCGCTTGTGGGGGCTTCCAGCACGGCACCGGTGTCGCAGGCGTGCTGGGCGGCACCAAGTACGGCGTGGCCAAGCAGGCCAAGTTGGTCTCCCTCCGCATAACCGGCTGCGACGGGAGGTCCACCATGACAAACGTGCACAAGGCCCTGAACTGGGTGTTGGGGCATGCCCAGAAGCCCGCTGTGGTGAACCTATCGTTCAATGTCGACGGACCTGGCAACATATTCGACCAATGGGAGTCTCTGGTGCTGCGCGGGTTGGTCAACAACCTTGCGGAAAATGGCATGTTCATCACGAATTCCACAAGCAATCGCGGAAATGACGCATGCCTTGCCTACCCCGCCGAGGCGGCGGGAGTGGTTGCGGTCGCACATACGGATAAGAACGACCACGCTGCCGACAGCTCGGACTGGGGACCCTGCATCCAACTCTATGCACCCGGCGAGTGGGTCCCCATGCCGATGGCTGGTGGCGGCTTCGCGATCGGTAGGGGTTCGTCCTTCGCCGCGCCGATGGTCTCCGGCGTCGGGGCCCTGTACAAGTCCACCTACGGCGACGCCCACCACACGGTGATCACCAACTGGATCAAGGACAAATCCACCAAGGACGTGGTGCTGCCCAAGCTCAACGGCAACGCTACCCCGAACACGGTGAACCGCCTCCTCAACACCGGCGGCCTGTAA
- a CDS encoding ArsR/SmtB family transcription factor → MPGLQQPLYQMKADFFKTLGHPVRIRVLELLSERERAVSEMLTEIGVEPANLSQQLSILRRAGLVTGRREGLSVTYELTSSEVAELLATARTILTGVVAGQVEALEQPA, encoded by the coding sequence ATGCCAGGACTGCAGCAGCCGCTCTATCAGATGAAGGCCGACTTCTTCAAAACCTTGGGTCACCCGGTGCGCATCCGAGTGTTGGAACTACTCAGTGAGCGCGAGCGCGCTGTGTCGGAGATGCTGACCGAGATCGGGGTCGAGCCGGCCAATCTCTCACAGCAATTGTCGATCCTGCGCCGAGCGGGCTTGGTCACCGGCCGCCGCGAAGGACTCTCGGTGACCTACGAACTCACCTCTTCCGAAGTCGCCGAGCTGCTCGCCACGGCGCGAACCATCCTCACCGGCGTCGTTGCGGGCCAGGTCGAAGCCCTGGAACAGCCCGCGTAA
- a CDS encoding proton-conducting transporter membrane subunit, translating to MVSGVVTSALGVCGVAVGIAGLLGPARSLSVGWLLPLAGVYLQLDRLAGFFLALTGAVAVPVGVYVIGYARRERLSRLSLAVLPVFVAAMLLVPVAGAVTTFLLAWESMALASLVLVFTEHGRAVTRRAGVFYAVMTQLGFVAILAGLLVASAAVGGTDRFDALAGVPDSARAAVFVLTVAGFGSKAGLVPLHAWLPRAHPEAPTPVSALMSAAMTNLGIYGIVRFELQLLGPGPRWWGVVLLALGAVTAIYGVLQASVQSDLKRLLAFSTVENMGLITLALGAATLFAAAGAGAAATVAMAAAMLHLIAHAAFKCLGFLGAGAVLVATGLRDLDRLGGLARRMPATTTLFGIAALGASGLPLGAGFVSEWLLVQALIHPGTQNDSVVALAAPLAVGAVALTAGLGVAAMVKAFGIGFLARPRSPRAAAAREAPASMVGGMAVAAAACVVLSVVPAAVGPAVGRVVGALPASAGTEFTGLAWTIRLPGLAGSIAPGAVAAAVAAAAVAVAALLKWRARSNPAPETLPLWACGAGRTSARMQYTATSFAEPLQRVFDDVLRPDTDIEITHVAESRYLVERVSYRTRITDAVEDRLYRPVIRVIRWAALALSRAHTGNVHLYLAYGAAGVLIVLLVAR from the coding sequence GTGGTGTCCGGCGTCGTGACGAGCGCGCTGGGTGTGTGCGGTGTGGCGGTGGGAATCGCCGGGCTGCTGGGTCCGGCGCGGTCATTGAGTGTCGGGTGGTTGTTGCCGCTGGCGGGGGTGTATCTGCAGTTGGATCGGCTCGCCGGGTTCTTCTTGGCCCTCACCGGCGCGGTCGCTGTGCCTGTTGGCGTGTACGTGATCGGTTACGCGCGCCGCGAACGGCTGAGCCGGTTGTCGCTGGCGGTGCTGCCGGTGTTCGTGGCGGCGATGCTGCTGGTGCCCGTGGCCGGGGCGGTGACGACGTTCCTGCTGGCGTGGGAGTCGATGGCGCTGGCCTCGCTGGTGTTGGTGTTCACCGAGCACGGGCGGGCGGTCACCCGGCGGGCCGGCGTGTTCTACGCGGTGATGACGCAGCTGGGTTTCGTCGCGATCCTGGCAGGTCTGCTGGTGGCGTCGGCAGCAGTGGGCGGGACGGATCGTTTCGACGCGCTCGCGGGTGTTCCGGACAGTGCCCGTGCCGCGGTCTTCGTGCTCACCGTGGCCGGGTTCGGGTCGAAAGCGGGGTTGGTGCCGTTGCATGCGTGGCTGCCGCGGGCGCACCCGGAGGCTCCCACCCCGGTGTCGGCGCTGATGAGTGCGGCCATGACGAATCTCGGGATCTACGGGATCGTGCGCTTCGAGCTGCAACTGCTGGGTCCGGGACCACGGTGGTGGGGGGTGGTGCTGCTGGCGCTCGGCGCGGTGACGGCCATCTACGGCGTGCTGCAGGCATCGGTGCAGTCCGATCTCAAACGGCTGCTGGCGTTCTCGACTGTCGAGAACATGGGTTTGATCACGCTCGCGTTGGGGGCCGCGACGCTGTTCGCAGCCGCGGGGGCGGGTGCCGCGGCCACGGTGGCCATGGCGGCGGCGATGCTGCATCTGATCGCGCACGCGGCGTTCAAATGCCTCGGATTCCTGGGTGCGGGTGCGGTTTTGGTCGCGACCGGGTTGCGGGATCTTGATCGGCTCGGCGGACTGGCCCGGCGGATGCCCGCGACCACGACCCTGTTCGGGATCGCGGCCCTCGGGGCGTCCGGATTGCCGCTGGGCGCGGGCTTCGTCAGCGAATGGCTCCTCGTACAAGCGCTGATTCACCCAGGTACACAGAATGATTCGGTGGTGGCGTTGGCCGCGCCGCTGGCCGTCGGCGCGGTCGCGCTGACCGCCGGGCTGGGCGTGGCTGCCATGGTCAAGGCGTTCGGCATCGGATTTCTGGCCCGCCCACGCTCACCACGGGCCGCTGCCGCGCGAGAGGCGCCGGCGTCCATGGTGGGGGGAATGGCGGTCGCGGCGGCCGCATGTGTGGTGCTGTCCGTGGTGCCGGCGGCGGTCGGTCCTGCTGTCGGCCGCGTCGTCGGCGCGTTACCAGCCTCGGCCGGAACCGAATTCACCGGATTGGCCTGGACGATCCGCCTACCCGGGCTCGCGGGCAGCATCGCTCCCGGTGCTGTCGCGGCCGCGGTGGCCGCAGCCGCCGTGGCCGTCGCGGCCCTGCTGAAGTGGCGCGCCCGCAGCAATCCCGCGCCCGAGACGCTGCCGTTGTGGGCGTGTGGCGCGGGCCGGACGTCCGCGCGAATGCAGTACACGGCAACCTCTTTCGCCGAACCGTTGCAACGGGTCTTCGACGACGTGCTGCGCCCGGACACCGATATCGAGATCACCCACGTGGCCGAATCCCGGTATCTGGTCGAGCGGGTCTCCTACCGCACGCGGATCACCGACGCGGTCGAAGATCGGCTGTACCGTCCCGTGATTCGGGTCATTCGGTGGGCGGCACTCGCGCTGTCCCGTGCCCACACCGGCAATGTGCACCTGTACCTCGCCTATGGCGCGGCCGGGGTGCTGATCGTGTTGCTGGTGGCGCGGTGA